In Arachis hypogaea cultivar Tifrunner chromosome 2, arahy.Tifrunner.gnm2.J5K5, whole genome shotgun sequence, a genomic segment contains:
- the LOC112750067 gene encoding UPF0481 protein At3g47200 → MTPDKSKDETEWMIPVEVMLGSLDHGEVQACSISRIPDEIRAPKQECYKPKLVSVGPLHRGATRQILLMEEPKWRYAKSFLDRKVQNNQGGHKKQEPGPREWGKEILKLDKVVRASYGGDLDLDPQDLAKIMLVDGCFLLELLHKLGEYMDPQTNQGENFSNDPFLETEEKVQCVLNDISMLENQIPFIVLKKLYNNVFPENNNNYNRNRVAEDHRVADVIRKAFGYQSKDRHGSAHMLHLMHLSTVEEDNNQEAKRLRQACRELKRCATRLRAAGITIKPTNSNSIANGNVNASTSVNNQHKLVDIFDFNISFNEQDKILEIPALHIKETTEARWRNLIAWEQSRIWIRGKYTSYALFFQTLICCEHDLKFLEKKGVIVNESKKSNAEIMTMFRTISDGVDHMDSSYSDHCKKLNAHRTTLVTKAFREWPIITWHRCRHVLEILVFYWWNWLGILIRDHIPTVWKFFGVVAAIVLLVLTIMQTYYSAKQTHYSAEQARNATSGS, encoded by the exons ATGACTCCTGACAAG TCGAAGGACGAAACTGAATGGATGATTCCCGTTGAAGTGATGCTGGGTTCTCTTGACCACGGAGAAGTTCAAGCGTGCAGCATTTCAAGAATCCCAGACGAGATTCGAGCCCCAAAACAAGAATGTTACAAGCCAAAATTGGTGTCTGTAGGACCCTTACACAGGGGAGCCACAAGGCAGATTCTCTTAATGGAAGAACCCAAATGGCGCTACGCCAAGTCCTTCCTTGACCGCAAGGTGCAAAACAACCAAGGAGGACACAAAAAACAAGAACCAGGACCCCGAGAGTGGGGTAAGGAAATTCTCAAGCTTGACAAGGTGGTTCGCGCTTCCTACGGCGGTGACCTCGACTTGGATCCCCAGGACCTCGCCAAAATCATGTTG GTGGATGGCTGTTTCTTGCTAGAACTTCTCCATAAGCTTGGGGAATACATGGATCCACAGACAAACCAGGGCGAAAATTTTTCCAATGACCCATTCCTAGAGACAGAGGAGAAGGTGCAGTGTGTGCTGAATGATATTTCAATGCTGGAAAATCAGATCCCTTTCATTGTTCTCAAGAAGTTGTACAATAATGTCTTccctgaaaacaacaacaattacAACCGTAATAGGGTTGCAGAAGATCATCGTGTGGCCGATGTCATTCGTAAAGCCTTTGGTTACCAGTCAAAAGACCGGCATGGTTCGGCTCATATGCTTCACTTAATGCACTTGTCCACAGTTGAAGAAGACAACAATCAAGAAGCCAAACGATTGAGACAAGCATGCCGAGAACTAAAGCGATGCGCTACCAGGCTTCGAGCTGCAGGAATAACCATTAAACCAACAAATAGCAACAGCATTGCAAATGGTAATGTCAATGCTAGTACTAGTGTTAACAATCAGCATAAGCTTGTGGACATATTTGATTTTAACATAAGTTTCAATGAGCAAGACAAGATACTTGAAATACCGGCTTTGCATATTAAGGAAACAACGGAAGCGAGATGGAGAAACTTGATTGCTTGGGAGCAGAGCAGAATTTGGATAAGAGGCAAGTATACTTCCTATGCTTTGTTCTTCCAAACTTTGATATGCTGTGAGCATGACCTCAAGTTTCTGGAGAAAAAGGGAGTGATAGTGAATGAGTCCAAGAAGAGCAATGCTGAAATTATGACAATGTTTCGCACCATCTCTGATGGTGTTGATCACATGGATTCAAGTTACAGTGATCACTGTAAGAAACTTAATGCACACCGGACTACATTGGTCACGAAAGCATTTCGCGAATGGCCTATAATCACTTGGCATAGGTGCAGGCATGTTCTTGAGATTCTTGTGTTCTATTGGTGGAACTGGCTAGGAATTTTGATACGCGATCATATCCCAACAGTGTGGAAATTTTTCGGCGTTGTGGCCGCGATTGTGTTGCTTGTTCTCACCATTATGCAGACATATTATTCAGCTAAGCAGACACATTATTCAGCTGAGCAGGCACGTAATGCAACTAGTGGCTCTTAG